One genomic region from Arthrobacter pigmenti encodes:
- a CDS encoding GNAT family N-acetyltransferase, with the protein MLEITVREATEADWPALAELRAKWAAEQLGARQNHERNDDGAAFESVFSEWAASNPRITFLAERDGDAIGMVNFLVFNRMPKPDAPPSCWVYVGNAFVLPDERKRGIGGALMESALERARALGAVRVVLSPSTQSIPFYERLGFTPATALMMQNL; encoded by the coding sequence ATGCTTGAAATCACCGTCCGGGAAGCGACCGAAGCGGACTGGCCGGCACTTGCGGAGCTGAGGGCGAAGTGGGCCGCGGAGCAGCTCGGTGCCCGGCAGAACCACGAACGGAACGACGACGGCGCCGCCTTCGAGAGCGTCTTCAGTGAGTGGGCAGCGAGCAACCCGCGAATAACGTTCCTCGCCGAACGGGACGGTGATGCCATCGGCATGGTGAACTTCCTGGTTTTCAATCGGATGCCGAAGCCGGACGCACCGCCGTCGTGCTGGGTCTACGTCGGTAATGCCTTTGTGCTGCCGGACGAGAGGAAGCGCGGCATCGGCGGCGCGCTCATGGAGTCCGCGCTGGAGCGGGCCAGAGCCCTCGGCGCAGTGCGCGTAGTCCTCTCCCCCAGCACCCAGTCCATTCCGTTCTACGAGCGGCTCGGCTTTACTCCTGCCACCGCCCTGATGATGCAGAACCTCTAG
- a CDS encoding GNAT family acetyltransferase produces MLITDLQPPHYDDAVQLWEAAGLTRPWNDPEADLLRAVQSPSSTVLGGLIDDELACTAMVGHDGHRGWVYYLAVAEDRRGEGLGGLMMDACEQWLRRQGAVKVQLMIRETNTEVLNFYERLGYERSDVEVRAKWLTTDA; encoded by the coding sequence ATGCTCATCACGGACCTTCAGCCACCTCATTACGACGACGCCGTCCAGCTCTGGGAGGCGGCCGGACTGACCCGACCGTGGAATGACCCGGAAGCAGACCTCCTCCGCGCTGTGCAGAGCCCCTCTTCCACAGTGCTGGGCGGCTTGATCGACGACGAGCTTGCCTGCACCGCGATGGTGGGCCATGACGGGCACCGCGGGTGGGTCTACTACCTCGCGGTGGCCGAGGACCGACGGGGAGAGGGCCTCGGCGGGCTCATGATGGACGCGTGTGAACAGTGGCTGCGCCGGCAGGGCGCTGTGAAGGTGCAGCTGATGATCCGCGAGACCAACACGGAGGTGCTCAATTTCTATGAGCGCCTGGGCTACGAACGCTCCGACGTCGAGGTCCGCGCAAAGTGGCTCACGACCGATGCTTGA
- the guaB gene encoding IMP dehydrogenase codes for MSELSAPHDPFGFIGLTYDDVLLLPGHTDVIPSEADTSSRVSRRITVQTPLLSSAMDTVTEARMAVAMARQGGLGVIHRNLSIADQAEQVDRVKRSESGMITNPVTIGPDATLQELDDLCGHYRVSGLPVVDGEGKLLGIVTNRDTRFVSDHEFPRRLVREVMTSMPLITGHVGISGEDAIGLLGKNKIEKLPLVDDAGVLRGLITVKDFTKAEQYPLSTKDDEGRLRVGAAIGFFGDGWERAMALVEAGVDALFVDTANGHSAGVLEMIARLKAEKGAAHVDIIGGQAATREGAQALIDAGADGIKVGVGPGSICTTRVVAGVGVPQVTAIYESAKAAIPAGVPVIADGGLQYSGDIGKALVAGADTVMLGSLLAGSAEAPGELIFVNGKQYKTYRGMGSLGAMQTRGKNTSYSKDRYFQADVTGDDKLIPEGVEGRVAYRGPLSSVAYQLVGGLRQTMFYTGARTIPDLKAKGKFVRITASGLKESHPHDIQMTVEAPNYGSK; via the coding sequence TTGAGCGAACTGTCAGCCCCCCATGATCCCTTTGGCTTTATCGGTCTGACCTACGACGACGTTCTGCTGCTGCCGGGACACACTGACGTCATCCCTTCGGAGGCGGACACGTCTTCCCGCGTTTCCAGGCGCATCACCGTCCAGACGCCGCTGCTGTCATCCGCGATGGACACCGTGACTGAGGCACGCATGGCTGTTGCCATGGCACGCCAGGGCGGCCTCGGGGTCATCCACCGTAACTTGTCCATCGCCGATCAGGCCGAACAGGTGGACCGCGTGAAGCGGAGCGAGTCCGGCATGATCACCAACCCGGTCACCATCGGACCGGACGCCACACTCCAGGAGCTGGATGACCTGTGCGGTCACTACCGGGTCTCCGGCCTTCCCGTCGTCGACGGCGAGGGCAAGCTGCTGGGTATCGTCACCAACCGCGATACCCGGTTCGTCTCCGACCACGAATTCCCGCGGCGTCTGGTCCGCGAAGTGATGACCTCCATGCCGCTCATCACCGGCCATGTGGGCATCAGCGGTGAAGACGCCATCGGCCTGCTGGGCAAGAACAAGATCGAGAAGCTTCCGTTGGTGGATGATGCAGGCGTCCTCCGGGGCCTCATCACCGTCAAGGACTTCACGAAGGCGGAGCAGTATCCGTTGTCCACGAAGGACGACGAGGGCCGTCTCCGTGTCGGTGCGGCAATCGGCTTCTTCGGTGACGGCTGGGAACGTGCCATGGCCCTGGTCGAGGCCGGTGTTGATGCCCTCTTCGTCGATACCGCCAACGGCCACAGCGCCGGCGTCCTCGAGATGATCGCCCGGCTCAAGGCCGAGAAGGGCGCCGCGCACGTCGACATCATCGGCGGCCAGGCTGCAACCCGCGAAGGCGCCCAGGCACTGATCGACGCTGGCGCCGACGGCATCAAGGTGGGCGTCGGCCCGGGTTCAATCTGCACCACCCGCGTGGTTGCCGGCGTCGGCGTTCCGCAGGTGACCGCCATCTACGAGTCCGCCAAAGCCGCCATTCCCGCGGGCGTACCGGTGATTGCCGACGGCGGTCTCCAGTACTCGGGCGATATCGGCAAGGCGCTGGTTGCCGGCGCTGACACGGTGATGCTCGGCTCACTGCTGGCCGGTTCGGCCGAGGCTCCCGGCGAGCTGATCTTCGTCAACGGCAAGCAGTACAAGACGTACCGCGGCATGGGCTCACTCGGCGCCATGCAGACCCGCGGCAAGAACACCTCGTACTCGAAGGACCGCTACTTTCAGGCGGACGTGACCGGTGACGACAAACTGATTCCGGAAGGCGTTGAGGGTCGGGTGGCTTACCGCGGACCGCTCTCCTCCGTCGCGTACCAGCTGGTGGGCGGACTGCGCCAGACAATGTTCTACACCGGAGCCCGGACCATCCCCGATCTGAAGGCCAAGGGCAAATTCGTCCGCATCACTGCATCGGGCCTCAAAGAATCGCATCCCCACGACATCCAGATGACGGTGGAGGCACCGAACTACGGTTCGAAGTAG
- the tsaD gene encoding tRNA (adenosine(37)-N6)-threonylcarbamoyltransferase complex transferase subunit TsaD, with protein sequence MNRAEPLVLGIESSCDETGVGIVRGATLLTNAVSSSMDEHVRFGGVIPEIASRAHLDAMVPTLQQALKDASVTLDEVDAIAVTSGPGLSGALMVGVAAAKALAVATGKPLFAVNHLVAHVGVGLLDAGELPENLGALLVSGGHTEILRVRNLAADVELLGSTIDDAAGEAYDKVARILGLGYPGGPVIDRMASDGDPKAIRFPRGLTQPKYLGTPEAPGPHRYDWSFSGLKTAVARYVEDCEARGVTVPAADVAASFQEAVVDVITAKAVLACTEHGITSLLLGGGVASNSRLRQLTRERCEAAGITLTIPPSSLCTDNGAMVAALAARIIMDGGRPSGIGFGTDSSQPVSTVHL encoded by the coding sequence ATGAACCGCGCTGAGCCACTGGTCCTGGGCATTGAATCGTCCTGTGATGAGACCGGTGTCGGTATTGTCCGCGGCGCCACCCTGCTGACCAACGCCGTTTCGTCCTCCATGGATGAGCACGTGCGTTTCGGCGGAGTGATCCCGGAGATCGCTTCGCGGGCGCACCTGGACGCGATGGTGCCGACCCTCCAGCAGGCGCTTAAGGACGCATCGGTGACACTCGATGAGGTGGACGCCATCGCTGTGACCTCCGGTCCAGGGCTCTCGGGAGCGCTGATGGTCGGGGTCGCTGCTGCCAAGGCGCTGGCTGTGGCAACAGGCAAGCCCCTGTTCGCGGTGAACCACTTGGTTGCCCACGTCGGTGTTGGCCTGCTCGACGCCGGAGAGTTGCCGGAGAACCTTGGCGCCCTGTTGGTTTCGGGCGGACACACGGAGATTCTTCGCGTCCGGAACCTGGCCGCCGACGTCGAGCTTCTGGGTTCAACGATCGACGACGCCGCGGGTGAGGCCTACGACAAGGTCGCCCGCATCCTCGGCCTGGGGTATCCGGGCGGTCCGGTGATCGACAGGATGGCTTCCGACGGCGACCCGAAGGCTATTCGCTTCCCCCGCGGACTGACCCAACCGAAGTACCTGGGCACGCCGGAAGCCCCGGGACCGCACCGTTACGACTGGTCCTTTAGCGGGCTGAAAACCGCCGTTGCCCGCTACGTCGAGGATTGCGAGGCGCGCGGAGTGACGGTGCCGGCAGCCGATGTCGCAGCGTCGTTCCAGGAGGCCGTCGTCGATGTCATTACTGCGAAGGCGGTGCTTGCCTGCACCGAGCACGGCATCACGTCGCTGCTGCTGGGCGGCGGAGTGGCATCGAACTCGCGGTTGCGTCAGCTGACCCGGGAACGCTGCGAAGCTGCCGGAATCACGCTGACCATCCCGCCGTCGTCGTTGTGTACCGACAACGGAGCGATGGTGGCGGCGCTTGCTGCCCGGATCATCATGGACGGCGGCAGACCGAGCGGGATCGGGTTCGGCACCGACTCATCACAGCCGGTAAGCACCGTCCACCTTTAG
- a CDS encoding glutamate--cysteine ligase, whose amino-acid sequence MKIEFAQSEQSTLGIEWELALVDRYNGDLVSVAKEVLRGVNERHPELQADEEHPHIKQELLLNTVEIVTGICHTVAEAKEDLGRSLAAVREVTDPMGVELFSAGSHPFSAPRSQPVTDKERYAKLIDRTQWWGQQMVIYGVHVHVGLDHRDKALPVLDGLVNYFPHFQALSASSPFWGGEDTGYASQRALMFQQLPTAGLPFQFPSWAEYEAYVQDMFTTGVIDTVSEIRWDIRPVGNLGTIELRVCDGLSTLEEVGAVAALTQCLVDDFSSTLDDGGTIPTMPPWHVQENKWRAARYGLDAIIILDAAGNERLVTEHLTEELNRLEPVAARLGCSEELADVEKILQRGAGYQRQRRVAEENNGDLGAVVLDMVRQLRA is encoded by the coding sequence TTGAAGATTGAGTTCGCGCAGTCCGAGCAGTCGACCCTCGGCATCGAGTGGGAACTCGCTCTGGTGGACCGGTACAACGGCGATCTGGTGTCCGTTGCCAAGGAAGTGCTACGTGGAGTCAACGAACGCCACCCCGAGCTTCAGGCGGATGAGGAACACCCGCACATCAAGCAGGAACTCCTGCTCAACACCGTGGAGATCGTGACGGGCATTTGCCATACCGTCGCGGAGGCAAAAGAGGATCTGGGCCGCTCCCTGGCAGCCGTCCGCGAAGTCACCGACCCCATGGGCGTGGAACTGTTCTCCGCCGGCTCACACCCGTTCAGCGCACCGCGATCCCAGCCGGTGACGGACAAGGAACGGTACGCCAAGCTGATCGACCGGACCCAGTGGTGGGGCCAGCAGATGGTGATCTACGGGGTACACGTACATGTGGGGCTCGACCACCGCGACAAAGCGCTTCCGGTCCTCGATGGGCTGGTCAACTACTTCCCGCACTTCCAGGCGCTCTCCGCATCCTCTCCGTTCTGGGGAGGAGAGGACACCGGTTACGCCTCCCAGCGCGCGCTCATGTTCCAACAGCTTCCGACGGCGGGACTCCCCTTCCAGTTCCCCTCCTGGGCCGAGTATGAGGCGTATGTGCAGGACATGTTCACCACCGGGGTCATCGATACGGTGAGCGAAATCCGTTGGGATATCCGGCCGGTGGGGAACCTTGGCACCATCGAGCTGCGGGTGTGCGACGGACTCTCGACGCTCGAGGAAGTCGGCGCAGTCGCGGCCCTCACCCAGTGCTTGGTGGATGACTTCTCCTCCACGCTCGACGACGGCGGCACCATCCCTACGATGCCGCCATGGCATGTGCAGGAGAACAAGTGGCGGGCCGCGCGCTACGGCCTGGACGCGATTATCATCCTCGACGCCGCGGGGAACGAACGGCTGGTCACCGAACACCTGACCGAGGAACTCAACCGGCTTGAGCCCGTTGCCGCCAGGCTCGGCTGCTCGGAAGAACTCGCCGACGTCGAAAAGATCCTGCAGCGCGGAGCCGGGTACCAGCGTCAACGCCGCGTGGCCGAGGAAAACAATGGTGACCTTGGCGCCGTCGTGCTGGATATGGTGCGCCAGCTCCGCGCCTGA
- a CDS encoding helix-turn-helix domain-containing protein, with protein sequence MAAQTDPISRGQLQDPSLPAPQLFRYAPDAEYAHIIRHFWIPVWDFPNGVTSHQKVLQYPSTLLVIAPDYAIAKGPELALSHKVLSGTSWAFGVLFQAAAGYRLHGARLAELVNGEIPLTEVAPGMTGLIRRVRAEMAAAPSSSAVHARCMALAVETLGPMCGPLDPEESLINAITDHVETTPSLTRVDKLAVHAGLDERALQRLTRKRLGLSPKWLIQRRRLQEAGVRLAAGGCTVSQVAANLGYADQAHFTRDFAQVIGMTPGEYLRMNNP encoded by the coding sequence GTGGCAGCGCAGACGGATCCGATCAGCCGGGGACAACTTCAGGACCCGAGCCTTCCCGCGCCGCAACTGTTCCGGTATGCGCCCGATGCGGAGTACGCCCACATCATCCGGCACTTCTGGATCCCGGTCTGGGACTTTCCGAACGGTGTCACCTCCCACCAGAAGGTGCTTCAGTACCCGAGCACTCTGTTGGTCATCGCACCGGATTATGCCATCGCCAAGGGACCCGAGCTGGCACTTTCGCACAAAGTGCTCAGCGGTACCTCGTGGGCGTTCGGCGTACTCTTCCAGGCCGCGGCCGGGTACCGGCTGCACGGCGCCCGGCTGGCCGAGCTGGTCAACGGCGAAATCCCCCTCACCGAGGTTGCACCGGGCATGACCGGGTTGATCCGCAGGGTTCGGGCCGAGATGGCGGCCGCGCCGTCGTCGTCCGCTGTCCACGCACGGTGCATGGCACTTGCCGTCGAGACCTTGGGCCCGATGTGCGGGCCGCTGGACCCGGAGGAGTCACTCATCAACGCCATCACAGACCATGTGGAGACGACCCCGTCACTCACGCGGGTGGACAAATTGGCCGTCCACGCCGGGCTGGATGAGCGGGCGCTGCAGCGCCTGACCCGGAAACGCCTCGGCCTGAGTCCCAAATGGCTCATCCAGCGCCGCCGGTTGCAGGAGGCGGGCGTCAGACTGGCCGCAGGCGGCTGCACGGTCAGCCAGGTGGCCGCCAACCTCGGCTACGCCGATCAGGCGCACTTCACGCGTGACTTCGCGCAGGTGATCGGCATGACTCCGGGCGAGTACCTGCGGATGAACAACCCGTAG
- a CDS encoding THUMP-like domain-containing protein → MTQNLLEPVLTPDGWELLNSLGPYSEADSLRLSSQLRDAGHSPEVVAAALTQSRLRAKAQAKFGPFAARMLFTPDGLEQATRLTVAARHAQRYVSAGLSRVADLGCGIGADSMALATLEREVTAVELDETTAAAATMNLLPWSNATVLNADACTVDLSEYDGVWLDPARRTVSSSGSKRLFDPEAFSPPLSFVEGLAETGMPLGVKLGPAIPHESVPENCEAQWVSVDGDVAEVVLWFNTLRRENVRRGALLIRADGAAELTSNTDFGHDDDAPLGPVEGYLYEPDGAIIRSGLVADVARQLDGHLIDPKIAYVCAPGLVETPFARAYRILEVLPYNVKALKSWVKANGIGVLDIKKRGTSVTPEELRKQLLAGSNRSGNKAVHKGMLVLTRIGEDRIAVVVDPV, encoded by the coding sequence GTGACCCAGAACCTCCTAGAGCCAGTCCTCACTCCCGATGGTTGGGAGCTGCTCAACTCGCTCGGCCCCTATTCGGAAGCGGACAGCCTCCGGCTCAGCAGCCAACTGCGCGATGCCGGACATTCCCCGGAGGTGGTCGCGGCAGCCCTCACGCAGTCGCGGCTGCGTGCGAAAGCCCAGGCGAAGTTCGGGCCTTTCGCCGCCCGCATGCTCTTCACGCCGGACGGACTCGAACAGGCCACCAGGCTCACCGTTGCTGCCCGGCACGCTCAGCGTTATGTCAGCGCCGGGCTCAGCAGGGTTGCCGATCTGGGTTGCGGGATCGGGGCCGACTCCATGGCGCTGGCCACGCTCGAACGCGAGGTCACCGCCGTCGAACTCGACGAGACCACCGCCGCGGCAGCCACCATGAACCTGCTCCCCTGGTCCAACGCCACCGTCCTCAACGCGGACGCATGTACGGTGGACCTGTCGGAGTACGACGGCGTGTGGCTGGACCCCGCCCGCAGGACTGTGTCCAGTTCCGGCAGCAAACGCCTTTTCGACCCGGAGGCTTTCTCACCGCCGCTGTCCTTCGTCGAAGGCCTCGCCGAAACGGGCATGCCCCTCGGCGTGAAGCTTGGCCCTGCAATTCCGCACGAGTCCGTTCCTGAGAATTGTGAGGCGCAGTGGGTTTCGGTGGACGGCGACGTCGCCGAAGTGGTGTTGTGGTTCAACACCCTCCGCCGTGAGAACGTCCGCCGGGGAGCGCTGCTGATCCGTGCCGACGGCGCCGCTGAGCTCACGAGCAACACCGACTTCGGACACGACGACGACGCGCCGCTGGGACCCGTTGAGGGGTACCTGTATGAGCCGGACGGAGCGATCATCCGCTCGGGCCTGGTGGCCGACGTCGCCCGCCAACTCGATGGCCACCTGATTGATCCGAAAATCGCCTATGTGTGTGCTCCCGGACTGGTGGAAACACCGTTTGCACGGGCATACCGGATCCTCGAGGTTCTGCCGTACAACGTGAAGGCGCTGAAGTCCTGGGTGAAGGCGAACGGCATCGGGGTGCTGGACATCAAGAAGCGCGGAACGTCCGTCACCCCCGAGGAGCTTCGAAAGCAACTCCTCGCCGGATCGAACAGGTCGGGGAACAAGGCAGTGCATAAGGGGATGCTGGTACTGACGAGGATCGGCGAGGACCGCATCGCCGTCGTCGTCGATCCGGTCTGA
- a CDS encoding maleylpyruvate isomerase family mycothiol-dependent enzyme encodes MTTYSELFRTEDARLTEILETIEDWNAGSPCTGWTVRDVLDHLINTQRDFLNQHNIEIGARPDTAKDPVGAWKYHSSKVQNVMDTAELAETAFDGFFGPTTVGATLARFYGFDLLVHRWDIARGVGQETHFSDPELDLIEESLDGFGEHLYMEGICKPALSAPEDADRETRLLARMGRDTGWRAGVNA; translated from the coding sequence ATGACTACCTACTCGGAACTGTTTCGGACAGAAGACGCACGCCTGACGGAGATTCTGGAGACCATCGAGGACTGGAACGCCGGTTCACCCTGCACGGGGTGGACGGTGCGCGATGTCCTTGACCATCTGATCAACACGCAACGAGACTTCCTGAACCAGCACAATATCGAGATTGGCGCACGGCCGGATACTGCGAAGGATCCGGTAGGTGCATGGAAATACCACTCTTCGAAGGTGCAGAACGTTATGGACACGGCGGAGCTGGCGGAGACAGCCTTCGACGGCTTCTTTGGGCCGACGACGGTCGGGGCGACCCTTGCCAGGTTCTACGGGTTCGACCTGCTGGTCCATCGGTGGGATATTGCGCGCGGCGTGGGGCAGGAGACCCACTTTTCCGACCCGGAGCTGGACCTGATTGAAGAATCGCTGGACGGTTTTGGCGAGCACCTGTACATGGAGGGGATCTGCAAGCCTGCCCTGTCCGCTCCGGAGGATGCCGACCGGGAGACCAGGCTGCTGGCACGGATGGGGCGGGACACCGGGTGGCGGGCTGGCGTCAACGCCTGA
- a CDS encoding uridine kinase, giving the protein MSIRRAYFTYAASMGRKADDGGVLATVLRRAFGGGRVLVGVDGVDGSGKTTFADSLAALASRDGRAVVRIGLDNFLKASAVRYRRGRDSPEGFWLDSYNYGRFREWVLEPLRGDGFYREACHDLATDSSLCPPLQQAPSDCLVLIDGMFLHRDELAGVWDVSVFLDVPFTVTAERMAIRDGSNPDPEHLSMRRYVQGQRLYLGGCDPASRATFVVDNSDPGARRFVEPESVSYRA; this is encoded by the coding sequence ATGAGCATCCGTCGAGCTTATTTCACCTACGCTGCCAGTATGGGACGGAAAGCGGACGACGGCGGGGTGTTGGCCACGGTGCTCAGGCGCGCCTTCGGGGGTGGCAGGGTTCTGGTGGGCGTCGACGGTGTGGATGGTTCGGGCAAGACGACGTTCGCTGATTCCCTTGCGGCTCTGGCCTCGCGTGATGGCCGGGCTGTGGTCCGTATCGGGCTGGATAACTTCCTGAAGGCAAGCGCAGTGCGTTACCGGCGCGGACGGGACTCTCCCGAGGGTTTCTGGCTCGATTCCTATAACTACGGGCGGTTTCGCGAGTGGGTGCTGGAGCCGCTTCGCGGTGACGGGTTCTACCGGGAGGCCTGCCATGACCTTGCCACTGATAGTTCCCTCTGTCCGCCGTTGCAGCAGGCACCATCCGATTGCCTCGTGCTGATTGATGGCATGTTCCTGCACCGGGACGAGCTTGCTGGGGTTTGGGATGTGTCGGTGTTCCTGGACGTGCCGTTTACGGTGACGGCTGAGCGGATGGCAATCCGCGACGGGTCCAATCCCGATCCTGAACATCTCTCCATGCGGCGGTATGTGCAGGGGCAAAGGCTTTACCTCGGCGGATGCGATCCGGCGTCCAGGGCTACGTTCGTGGTGGACAATTCCGATCCGGGTGCGCGTCGTTTCGTCGAGCCGGAATCCGTTTCCTACCGTGCGTGA
- the groL gene encoding chaperonin GroEL (60 kDa chaperone family; promotes refolding of misfolded polypeptides especially under stressful conditions; forms two stacked rings of heptamers to form a barrel-shaped 14mer; ends can be capped by GroES; misfolded proteins enter the barrel where they are refolded when GroES binds), which translates to MAKQLEFNDAARRKLEAGVDKLADTVKVTLGPRGRNVVLDKKWGAPTITNDGVTIAREVELDDPYENLGAQLAKEVATKTNDVAGDGTTTATVLAQALVKEGLRNVAAGAAPGALKRGIEVSIEAVADRLLENAREVVGKQTANVAAISAQSQEVGDLLAEAFEKVGKDGVITIEESSTTQTELVLTEGMQFDKGYLSPYFVTDAERQEAVLEDALILINSGKISALQEFLPLLEKALQAGKPLFIIAEDIEGEALSTLVVNKIRGTLNVVAVKAPGFGDRRKAMLQDIATLTGAQVVSPDLGLKLDQVGLEVMGSARRITVTKDNTTIVDGTGSAQDVADRVAQIRAEVERTDSDWDREKLQERLAKLAGGVGVIKVGAATEVELKEKKHRIEDAVSSTRAALEEGIVAGGGSALIHASKVLDEDPSVLKLEGDAATAVGLVRRALVQPLRWIAENAGYEGYVVIDKVSQLEVGHGFNAVTGDYENLVDAGIIDPVKVTRSALRNAASIAALVLTTETLVVEKPADDDDEHSGHSH; encoded by the coding sequence ATGGCAAAGCAGTTGGAGTTCAACGACGCCGCGCGCCGCAAGCTCGAAGCCGGCGTCGACAAGCTGGCCGACACCGTCAAGGTGACCCTCGGCCCGCGGGGACGCAACGTCGTCCTCGACAAGAAGTGGGGCGCACCCACCATCACCAACGACGGCGTGACCATCGCACGTGAGGTGGAGCTGGACGACCCCTATGAGAACCTTGGCGCCCAGCTTGCCAAGGAAGTTGCCACCAAGACCAACGACGTCGCCGGTGACGGCACGACGACGGCCACAGTCCTCGCGCAGGCACTGGTCAAGGAAGGCCTCCGCAACGTTGCAGCAGGTGCCGCTCCCGGCGCCCTGAAGCGCGGCATCGAGGTTTCCATCGAGGCTGTTGCCGATCGCCTGCTGGAAAACGCCCGTGAGGTTGTCGGAAAGCAGACCGCCAATGTCGCTGCCATCTCGGCCCAGAGCCAGGAAGTCGGCGACCTGCTGGCCGAGGCTTTCGAGAAGGTCGGCAAGGACGGCGTCATCACGATCGAGGAATCCTCGACCACGCAGACCGAACTGGTCCTCACCGAGGGCATGCAGTTCGACAAGGGATACCTCAGCCCGTACTTCGTGACTGACGCAGAGCGCCAGGAAGCTGTCCTCGAAGACGCACTGATCCTGATCAACTCCGGCAAGATTTCGGCGCTGCAGGAATTCCTGCCGCTGCTTGAAAAGGCGCTGCAGGCGGGCAAGCCGCTCTTCATCATCGCTGAGGATATCGAGGGCGAGGCGCTGTCCACTCTTGTGGTGAACAAGATCCGCGGCACCCTCAACGTGGTTGCAGTCAAGGCACCCGGCTTCGGCGACCGCCGCAAGGCCATGCTCCAGGACATCGCAACCCTCACGGGTGCGCAGGTTGTCTCGCCGGATCTCGGTCTGAAGCTCGATCAGGTTGGCCTTGAGGTCATGGGTTCGGCCCGCCGCATCACCGTCACGAAGGACAACACGACCATCGTCGACGGCACCGGCAGCGCGCAGGATGTCGCTGACCGCGTAGCCCAGATCCGCGCAGAGGTTGAGCGTACGGATTCCGACTGGGACCGCGAGAAGCTGCAGGAACGTCTTGCCAAGCTTGCCGGTGGCGTGGGCGTCATCAAGGTCGGTGCAGCTACCGAGGTTGAGCTCAAGGAAAAGAAGCACCGCATCGAGGATGCAGTTTCCTCAACCCGCGCGGCCCTTGAAGAGGGAATCGTCGCAGGTGGCGGATCCGCCCTGATCCACGCCTCGAAGGTGCTGGACGAGGACCCGAGTGTCCTCAAGCTTGAGGGTGACGCAGCAACCGCCGTCGGACTCGTCCGCCGCGCTCTGGTCCAGCCGCTGCGCTGGATCGCCGAGAACGCCGGTTACGAGGGTTACGTTGTCATCGACAAGGTCAGCCAGCTTGAGGTCGGTCACGGTTTCAACGCCGTCACCGGTGATTACGAGAACCTGGTCGACGCCGGCATCATCGACCCGGTAAAGGTCACCCGGTCGGCACTGCGTAATGCAGCTTCGATCGCCGCACTGGTTCTCACCACTGAAACGCTTGTGGTGGAGAAGCCAGCGGACGACGACGACGAGCACAGCGGCCACAGCCACTAG
- a CDS encoding RNA polymerase sigma factor has protein sequence MMRTEPDSDIVAIHTRNYQRVLAYILRRVNDREAAQELAADVFRIAWQRERGADTGIGWLLGVARNVIGNEYRGRRRARELELKLQDGMRAQLHGHPDPRRDLVANALGKVSAKHREVLILAYWDDLNTAELAQVLGCSQSNAGVRLHRARAALAQVLPSAADPGNGV, from the coding sequence ATGATGCGCACGGAGCCTGATAGCGACATTGTCGCGATCCACACGCGGAACTACCAGCGGGTCTTGGCATACATCCTGCGTCGGGTCAATGACAGGGAAGCGGCGCAGGAGCTTGCCGCGGATGTGTTCCGGATCGCCTGGCAAAGGGAGCGTGGCGCGGACACTGGAATTGGCTGGTTGCTGGGAGTCGCACGCAACGTCATCGGAAACGAGTACCGCGGACGCAGGCGCGCCAGGGAACTGGAGTTAAAGCTTCAGGACGGCATGCGGGCGCAACTGCACGGACACCCTGACCCCCGCCGGGACTTGGTGGCAAACGCGTTGGGCAAAGTCAGCGCAAAACACCGGGAGGTGCTGATCCTGGCCTACTGGGATGACCTCAACACCGCCGAACTGGCGCAGGTACTGGGTTGCTCGCAATCCAATGCCGGCGTTCGCCTTCACCGAGCCCGCGCCGCCCTTGCACAGGTACTGCCGTCGGCCGCCGATCCCGGAAATGGGGTTTGA
- the groES gene encoding co-chaperone GroES, producing MSVSIKPLEDRIVVRPLEGEQTTASGLVIPDTAKEKPQEGEVVAVGPGRVDDNGNRVPVDVSEGDVVIYSKYGGTEVKHGGQEYLVLSARDVLAIVVK from the coding sequence GTGTCGGTCTCTATCAAGCCTCTTGAAGATCGTATTGTTGTCCGGCCGCTGGAAGGCGAGCAGACCACTGCTTCCGGCCTGGTCATCCCGGACACCGCCAAGGAAAAGCCCCAGGAGGGCGAAGTCGTCGCAGTAGGCCCCGGCCGCGTTGACGACAACGGCAACCGTGTTCCGGTTGACGTTTCCGAAGGCGACGTCGTCATCTACTCCAAGTACGGTGGCACCGAGGTCAAGCACGGCGGCCAGGAGTACCTGGTTCTTTCCGCCCGCGACGTCCTGGCGATCGTCGTCAAGTAG